In a single window of the Necator americanus strain Aroian chromosome X, whole genome shotgun sequence genome:
- a CDS encoding hypothetical protein (NECATOR_CHRX.G24900.T2) produces the protein MEPTDTSTETPLLRCCDTGISNPYVDVLARMEQLNRSSEEDTRSMASQKSASSGSPKGHEPSLAEDDEEDLWGVWGEVIHKWEVEVKKNPSSIKTLVKRGIPQHFRTIAWQLLSNASVSSIHEVYSDYMRQSSIYEKVIQRDIPRTYPELEFFKDGGRGQASLFNVMKAYSIHDKEVGYCQGSAFIVGLLLLQMPEEEAFAVLVRLMENYRLRELYKPAMTDLGLCMFQLECLVQEQKPTTKVPDIAVTLRSTLLRISTGQSSMLLNGGEIREEIGGTVKRVPADSPRMPPRHNVPSGYAGGYASIPRRGHAPVVHEDADDRLRCSSSQRGAENCGVTRKYAKKSGMSSDIAFRKPRNLTKS, from the exons ATGG AGCCGACGGACACGAGCACCGAGACGCCGTTACTGCGGTGCTGTGACACAGGCATATCGAATCCTTACGTGGATGTACTCGCCAGAATGGAGCAGCTCAATAG GTCAAGCGAGGAGGACACAAGAAGTATGGCATCTCAAAAAAGTGCTTCCAGTGGAAGTCCCAAAGGACATGAACCGAGTTTGGCTGAAGATGATGAAGAGGACCTTTGGGGCGTTTGGGGTGAAGTCATTCACAAATGGGAAGTCGAAGTTAAGAAGAACCCCTCTTCTATCAAG ACCTTGGTGAAGCGGGGTATTCCACAACATTTTCGGACGATTGCGTGGCAGTTGTTGTCAAATGCATCGGTTTCTTCCATCCATGAGGTCTACTCAGATTATATGCGACAGTCATCTATTTATGAGAAG GTTATACAGCGAGACATTCCGCGAACGTACCCTGAGCTGGAGTTCTTCAAAGATGGCGGTCGAGGGCAAGCATCCCTTTTCAACGTTATGAAG GCATATTCTATCCATGACAAAGAAGTCGGATACTGCCAAGGAAGCGCCTTCATTGTAGGTCTCCTGCTCCTGCAG ATGCCGGAAGAGGAGGCGTTTGCCGTTTTGGTTCGTTTGATGGAAAATTATCGACTTCGTGAGCTGTACAAACCTGCGATGACCGATCTCGGATTGTGCATGTTTCAGCTCGAATGTCTTGTCCAGGAACAG AAGCCTACCACAAAAGTTCCGGACATCGCTGTCACACTTCGATCAACTCTCCTGAGAATTAGCACTGGTCAGTCATCTATGCTTTTGAACGGAG GTGAAATAAGAGAGGAGATTGGGGGAACGgtgaagagggtcccggcggattctccgcgaatgcctccgagacataacgtgcccagtggatatgccggcggatacgcgagcatacctcgaagaggtcacgctccagtcgttcatgaagacgcagacgaccgtcttagatgttcttctagccaaagaggcgcagaaaactgcggagttacaagaaaatatgcaaagaagagtggtatgaGCTCTGATATCGCTTTCAGAAAgcctagaaatcttaccaaatcttaa
- a CDS encoding hypothetical protein (NECATOR_CHRX.G24901.T1) — translation MNVLLYALVTYELYNLHCHIAKDSHTLQKGAVVRHIAKAHYLKGRLPEESMEFLAKAIRFVTLNCRTLSRNTHEDRPVISIENYTIYCGDTDEKKVGGCAIAVRNDYNNLVKEFGSTSSRCAFVRLRDRRGRKLWIGSAHAPTEIAENNSKDAFYDELNALMSKIPSQQVVIVGIESNTRMGLEQQSDVLERWYYPAKLTWDNGDRLLDLSEQAGLIIASTFKSNHRRHQLTWQGTTPLTQEEQHKRKMTTLKLLLDHVLTRNIPQSDIGKSRAV, via the exons ATGAATGTTCTACTGTACGCATTGgtaacgtacgagctatataacctgcactgtcatatagcgaaagattcccatacactgcaaaaaggtgctgtcgtccggcatatcgccaaagcccacTACCTGAAAGGTCGACTGCCTGAAGAGAGCATGGAATTTCTGGCAAAAGCCATTCGCTTCGTCacactgaactgccgaacactgtcga gaaacacgcatgaggatcgtcccgtcatcagcatcgaaaattacactatATACTGCGGTGATAccgatgagaagaaagtaggtggctgcgcgatagctgtgaggaacgattacaacaaccttgtgaaggaatttggctcaacgtcgtctagatgcgcctttgtacgactgcgggatcgcagaggacgtaaactctggatcggaAGTGCCCATGCACCTACGGAAATCGCGGAGAACAACAgcaaggacgccttctatgatgaactcaatgcgttgatgtctaaaataccaagccagcaggtggtcattgtcggaatcgaatcAAATACCaggatgggactcgaacaacaatctGATGTGCTAGAAagatggtattatccagcgaaGCTCACAtgggacaacggtgaccgccTGCTTGACTTAAGTGAACAGGCAGGCCTCAttatcgcttccacgtttaagagtaatcatcgacgccatcagcttacgtggcaagGGACAACCCCATTAACGCAAGAGGAGCAGCACAAGCGCAAGATGACGACTCTCAAACTTCTGCTCGATcacgttctgacgaggaacatccCTCAGTCGGATATCGGAAAATCCAGAGCTGTTTGA